TAACTACAAGAATGAGATGCCATTGGAAACGAACCGAAGGTCACATTACAAGTCTGAAGCCCCCTGTGTGCCCTGCCAGAAGGCACTCTAAAATTTAGGTCATGAAAACTGCTTGGTAAGGAATTCATTAATGTTAGGTCACATTACTCAGATATCAGGCGAAAGAGTCTCAGCTCAGCCGGGAAGCCTCCAACTGTAATTAATCTAATATTCTGTTTCTGAAAAGATACATTCCCATTTGCCATTTGTCCACTGAAAAGTATGTCTTAATGGCTCgttaatttctttttctatagGTGATCAGCAAGTATTTCACTTGAGACAAAATACAATAGCACTGCTTTCCAGAAAAAGAAAGTCCTCTGCAAGGTACACAAATACTTTGGGTGCTTTCAAACATATTAttgagaaaacaaagaaatctcCTTCAAGATTTGTTCCACTTAAAAAACGTCAACAAGACAAACATTAGGAACTACAGTCAAATGTgtaattaaaggaaaaatgcaGATCAAAGCCTCCTGGTACAAAAGGACACACAGAAGAAAGGTTCCCATAATTCCAGAAGTCACTTACTTTCTCCTTGGTCCACGTTTTGCTTTAACCACCTTTTTCTGAGTTGGCTTTGCATTGGCCTCCTCAGCACAGCCTGAAGGCAGCGGTGTCTTTTGAGCTTCTACAGTTTCTTGGTTTTGATCAGAGGAGGGCACTGAAGTATTGCACCCacattctttatctttctgatctTCTGGTTTCATAGCACCTTCGATTATATTGCCACCATTCTTTTTTCCTGGTGACAAGAAAATCAAGTAAGGCTCTGATCTTAGCATCCTCTATACCAGAGTGCTTTAAATTAATTCCAATAGTTTCTAGCCTAAGTTTATAGTTCTGTCAAACATAAGAAAGAGGAAGGGAATgagaaaagctctttctgttagaACTCAGGCTGTTACTCAACTTTTGACTAGTTATTGCTACAGTACACATAGTACAAAGGGAGGGGCGagtggaaaaagggaaagggtaaAACAGGGTCCAAGTACTTTGCCATGTTAAGTTTGTGACTCAGAGTTTTCCAAACCTGAACACATAGCACCTTCAGTGCAGTGTTTGAAACAACTGCTCAGTTTGCACCTGGCACACTAAATTATCAAGTTGCCATAAGCTAATTGACACCCTGGACTGATGAGGGAGGGGAAGCCTCTCTGAGTCCTGCACTGCTGTGATCAGTGGCTGCAAACGCTGGTACCAAGGGGCCAACACCACTCAGACAAAATCCACAGGAGCTAAAGGGCTGGCACTTACAATAAGCCTACCCTACACAACACCAACATTTTCTTGGTTATGTGCATCCCACCCAGACACGAccacatcctcctcctcagccAACTGATTTAGAGGTAGGTGAGCAAGGCTTAAAGCCGAATAAACTTTTTACCTAAAGCAAATCACCAGGTTTAACAGTCCCATCTGCTGAGACAGATGCTTCAGTCTCACTGGAGAAGTACAGCTGCAAGGCCACAGCAGCAGGACAAGTTAAAGCCACCTTCGCTTTCTTGTCAAAACTGGAGAGCTAAATTAGGAGCTAAAGGCCCTGAGATTCCAGAAGACATGACACTCCCTGTGTTGAATGGAACTTAAAATACCCGCTTGCTAAAAGCGTTTGCATCAAAATGTTTTGACAAATTACCAAGGTTATTAAATCCACCTTCAAACACAAGTCAGcttccccctctgccccccccaaaCCTGTGGAACATTCCCTTTCCTAGTCACTACAATGAAGCACCTAGGAAGCCTGGCACTTGGCATCCACAACCTGTGCTCCTCCTTCTCATTGCCTTTTTTTCATCCTGAAAAATTAAGAATTGTTGCTTCTTTTACCAGTACTTCTACCTCATACCTGATTTGACTTTGAATTGCCTTTATATAAATGAGTATAAAGTAGTCAAAATAGAGAACAAGCCAGTTTTAGGtaataaaaaaagattaaaaaaatagataaactGCCAAATGCTGACCTGAAAAAGCAGAGCAGTAATGGAATTGCAGGGACAACAGGGCATATTGACAACACAAGCATTAGTTTTTTATATCCAGAGAGACAACATAAACATAGCCAgacaaaaaacagaagaaaaaatgccTGGTAAACCCATGACCTAAATTTTGGAAAGGATAAGGATACCTTCATCTTTACAGAGTCCCAGTTTGACGACAGAGTTGTAGGACTGGGAAAGCAACTGGGCTGGGCAGCTGCCTGGCCCTCTTGACTGTGCAATTAAGTTCTCaaattgggggtggggggagcacaTTTAATGAGCCAAGCAATCCAAAGATCAATCTTACCATCTCCTTTCCTGTAGGTTTTGCTTAGTGTTTTGCCCTGACATTTCACCTCGTGATACATGACAGAGTTTTCCTCTTGAAGCGGGGGGCGAGCACCAGGAGTTTTGTTAGGATTCAGGTAGCTGTAGATTTTGGATTGACCAATAAACACATTCTCCTGAAACAGACCCATACAAAAATCAGTTCAAAGATGCCAGGTACATGAAATTGGTATCCACAACACGCTACAAAGACCAGGGCTGACAGCTGACTGCACTAATGCAAATTACACTGCTTTAATGCATCATCCTTAATGCTGTTGCTATTTCTACTAAGTGAAAACATAACGGTGGTAAGCACTCAGAGAACTTACTCATGCAAACTCCCAGCCCAAGAGGACTTTCCTATGAAGTGTGGCAGGATGGAGTAGTCATAATTAACTCCAGCTTCCACTCTGTGCTTCACAGTATGAACTCTGGtgctaaaaaaacccctcactAGCCCTGTGCTCCTTGGAAGGAAGGCGGCCTCAAAGAGTGCAAgccaaaaaaaatacaaataagagAGCAAAAATTGCCCAAGCCTAGAACATACCTCTTATAGCCAGAGAGGTATGAGCTTACTCAAACACTCTCACGAGGTGTCAAATGCTACTGCAGTTAATTATATGCCCTACTGAGCAACACAGAAGACAGAAATCAGTTTTACAGTCTATCTTGAGTGACAGCTCTCAATGAAGCCTAGGAGATAAACAATGCTATCTTCTTATCCATTAGATTTCACAAAATAAAGTGTAAATTTGCTCATGGCAAAAGAAACATTAAAGAGTTTACACAAAGCATTCATGCCCAGCCGGGAAAACACTAAAACCCTCCAGCATGGTCAAATACCACAGAAACCTGGGCTTGTACACTGGCTTGGCCTCAAAGAACATCAACGGTGAGTAGCATCAAATTTAGCAAAGCTTAGTGGAGTCGTGCCACCTTTGCTTTTGCCATCTCTCCTGCCCCCTCGCCAAGTTTGACTCTGCAGCATATGTAGGGCACACAGATTTCAACTGTGAAATCTCAGTGTCTGGACAAGCAGATGCAATGCAGCCAGAATGAGTTTGTCTTGGCTATATTTTGACTCAACTAGAATCAATTtccagacactgcaagccagttaaaacaacaaaaacatgcatccatttttttcagaaaagcacaTAAAGGCTCccattagttaaaaaaaaaatagctcaaATATAGCTGACTAAAGAAATACTCCAGCATATGTAGTCACACAAACactaaaaaaagtaaacaaagcaCATAACAGAACACATAGGATAacttaaataattagcataagTAACAAACGTAATGCATACACAATTCACACATAAAATATGACCAGTTAAAGGCTCAAATCTCAGTACACAAATCAACTTTACTGAATATTAAGATTACAGTACAACAGTCTGAGTAAAAGCAAGTCAAACATTCCCTGACCCCCAATGTTTCTGAAAGGCCTACGAAAGACAAGacttgcttattttaaaaaactgGGGCTTTTGAGGGTAAAATGCTACAAAAGCACTCCATTTTAACAATTACAAGCAGCAAACCCTGTGCTCCAAAGTTCTCTAGATTTAGCGAGGAGTTTAGATATGGGCATTTCCGGAGAAAGCCAAAAGCAGCGAACTGCAGCAGTCCACCTGCCAGCAAAGCTTTCTGGCTTTGAATACACCATTAACAGGAAACGAACGACTATTTTTCCAGCGTATCTCCCTCCCCTCATTCCCAGCTCCCTGCCTGCTGCGCTCTTGGCGCTACCGAGACGTGGCTGCCACGTCTTTGTCTGTGCCAGGCTTGAGACCCTCGAGAGCAGAGATGTTCTCAGCACAACAGAGCACATGAAGGGCTGGTGGAGAGCTCTGGGATTTGATGCAATAGCCACAATTATTTCCATGGGGGGTTAAATGCAAAGTGACAAACAAGCTCCTGCCAGCTGCCTGTAACAGAACTGCAGGACGGGAAGGTGGCACGGAGGGACTGCCGAGCCTGGGCCTGGCTCCTCGCTGACAGCCCCGGCAGCGCCCTGCGCTTGCCGGGCAGCTGAAGCAGGTCACCGGAAAACACGGAAAGTGTGCCATTCCACTTAAAGTTAACCGATTGCTGAATGATTAGAGGAGCCCCAGAAGTCAAGCGCCTGGGGCCACGCGGCTTCCCAGGGCAGCCCGCACCCCGGCCCGCTCGCACCGGGGGGAGGCGGAGGGCGCAGAGGACCCCAGGGAGCCGCCCGCCCCACTCTGCTCCGCCCGCCCAGGCCCGGGCAGTGCTTACCCCGCCGGCCCGGGGTCGACCGGGGCTCTTCCTCTCGGCGCTCTCGGGGCTCGCCTCCTCCGCGCCGCCCGCCCTGGCCTTGGGCATGTTCTTCCCTAGGAACAAGGGAGGAAGATCGGCGCCTGAGCCATGTCCGGCGCGGCCGCCCGCGGTCATCGCCCGGCCACCGCTGCCTGCGCCATGTTTAAAAGGGCTGGATGCGGCAGGGCGAGCCGCGGCGGCCCAGCCCCTTCCCGGCGAGCTGCGCACACCGCGTGGGGGAGGAGTCCCGCCGGCCCCGGCGCCTCGCGTCTCCCGGGAGGAGCATCCGCGCCGCGGAGATgcccccgcgccgcccggccCCCGCCCTGCACCCGGCGCGACAGCCGCCGCGCCCCGGCTCCGCTCCTCCCCAACGCCGCGCCCGCGCACCTTTAGCCATGACCGCGGCGGCGCAGCCCGGCGCCCTGGAGCCCCCCGCGGCCGGGCTGCCCCGACGGTCCCCGAGGAGCTCCCCCGCCGAAACCAACCGCTCCGCAGGGAGACACCGCGCTCCTCTCGGCAATCCCATTGGCTGAACCGCGTGCCAACAACCGCTTCCGCGCCCCTGATTGGCAAACAAAAAGCGCACCCCGCCCTCTCCCTGTCAGACAGCGATGCTCGCAGCTCCCGGGAACAGAGTTTAAACGCGAGTTCCCCGAACGCTGATTGGCCCGTGGGAAGAGCAACCGGCTTTCTGATTGGCGGTCCGGGAAGGAACGCCCTTCCGCAGCAGGGCCTCGCCACGTGGGTAGGACGCCGCGCTGGGAGCGGGTCCCGCCGGCCCGTCCGTGCcccgcggagcggcggcgggcgCCGGGGGCGGCGACATGTACCCCCCGTCCTGTCTGCTCCGCTCCCGCGGGGCAGCGGCATCGCCCAGTGCGGCCCCGTTAACACCTCATGCACCTCTTCGCAGAGCACGTGGATCTCTGCTCCCGCCTTGGGCGCGCACAGCGCCCGCCACCTCCCTGCGACGATCCGGGGGGGCCCTAATTCCGTCGGGATCGTAAAACTCTGCGAAATTATCAGGCTGCTTTATGCAATGTCTAGCTTAAATCTGAAACTTATATCAAAGGCCATTAATTCCATCCTCTTCAAAGCTTGCCTGGAGAACAGTATTGCGTCAAACCCCTGATTCCCTAACAAGGGTGGctaaaacacagcaaaaccacaGAGGGGCTTCAACAGCCCCATGACAGGCCTGGTACATACACTGCGAAATCAGGAAAGTCCCATTGCAAAGAGTAAAGTGGCAATGAGGCACGACGACACACGGATCAATGCATACTGTGTGTTTCTTCGTCGTGAGTAAAGGTCATAATGGACAATAGGAGATTATCACACAGGATCTCCTTGGTGCTCTGCATTAAGAGGAACAATTATATTGAGTGATGATATATGGGTAgtctttattttatcttttaagaCCCATCTAACAACAGCCACCTGTGCCTGATACGGGTCTGTAGGACATCAGCTGACCCCAAGTGTCATCGTCACAGGGGTGGATTCCCACCAAGGGCTTATCTGCAGCCACAGGCGGCTGCTCGTCCCTCGGGCATCCTCACAGTGGCGTGATCGGCCAGTTCTGGAGGGTGAAACAACTGAAAACCAGGATTTTCCTTAAGAACAGCAGAGAagaacacaaacaagcaaaaatcattaaaaaacccATACACAAaaccacatacatacacacacaaacaaaccaaccaaccaaccaacagggAGTGGCTGCAGAGGAGACACGGGAAGGCAGCAGGTGTTCCAGCCCACCCTGGCCTCATTTTGTGATTGCTCTCCACGCAAACAGGCGCTTcaagaaaaggcaaaagaatcCCAGCTCTGCATCATCACAATTTCTTCATCTTCACTAACATACATTTTACAGAAAGGTGACCAAAATGCTCTGGGTGTTGTTTTG
This DNA window, taken from Patagioenas fasciata isolate bPatFas1 chromosome 17, bPatFas1.hap1, whole genome shotgun sequence, encodes the following:
- the KMT5A gene encoding LOW QUALITY PROTEIN: N-lysine methyltransferase KMT5A (The sequence of the model RefSeq protein was modified relative to this genomic sequence to represent the inferred CDS: inserted 3 bases in 2 codons; deleted 2 bases in 2 codons), giving the protein MPLPRGSGADXDGGYMSPPPAPAAAPXGARTGRRDPLPARRPTHVAGPAAEGRSFPDRQSESRLLFPRANQRSGNSRLNSVPGSCEHRCLTGRGRGALLFANQGRGSGCWHAVQPMGLPRGARCLPAERLVSAGELLGDRRGSPAAGGSRAPGCAAAVMAKGKNMPKARAGGAEEASPESAERKSPGRPRAGGENVFIGQSKIYSYLNPNKTPGARPPLQEENSVMYHEVKCQGKTLSKTYRKGDGKKNGGNIIEGAMKPEDQKDKECGCNTSVPSSDQNQETVEAQKTPLPSGCAEEANAKPTQKKVVKAKRGPRRKTQGRTPNRKVTDYYPVRRSSRKSKSELETEERRKIDELITSGKEEGMKIDYIDGKGRGVIATKHFNRGEFVVEYHGDLIEITDAKKREAVYAQDPSTGCYMYYFQYLSKTYCVDATKETDRLGRLINHSKCGNCQTKLHDIDGVPHLILIASRDIKAGEELLYDYGDRSKASIEAHPWLKH